Proteins found in one Chaetodon auriga isolate fChaAug3 chromosome 12, fChaAug3.hap1, whole genome shotgun sequence genomic segment:
- the LOC143328864 gene encoding KN motif and ankyrin repeat domain-containing protein 4-like — protein sequence MMERQNGNILPHKTTENGVKGKPSYSVETPYGFRLDLDFLKYVDDIEKGNTIKRVPIQRRSKGPRASTLPRHLNPSGGGYRPSPWGSTGALGPRSRLSDVHHHGYTSWANDHRSPFSPTGLKSLTEMEARIKEFDEQPLGEHIRPHLLRASSLPLTVLLRQGSESTDDPGSLQSSRDHLGERNISCEDVFYSPDSPRHQDCSGLLRRLTEALERVGELEMEVRVIPELKAQICILQEERERLRLGLNPHIPPPSMNGTADSYTSSHYGTVNIKRPRHESHTMFPRNHSVSQDDSNPTHEWRTSTDLDELLTVTSLQAKVAVLEQKLHETGLELQRALGLLKEQQEESQKKDGKIEHLIKNPGVWVRAERVVVEQDGDEAVVRSIEPYNKVSRSPDAFTTTRTVTTNGQKSRKQDSVVDSTERIPLVSVGAGEGSDDERETVVVHHIKKIKRLLDQQWECLCADSQPGEEGRPLKHPDPKVNSLQQEMMGLVDVLTSYYTQHGHSDRERSQHGASKSIMRTDGCAWTSKSLHSGGDNEGCQKSGNLFGQSCVNRSEQKESSISPGEMAAAQVDADPEKRLIEGGRQTSPDRQMISGGAGSGRTDGGVASVEAEAPEKTAKTKPQPPGEQMEGSSGSETTTGGRETVSADFMAACQFLNDHMDNMDNPNDDMRKALMVVFQHWFSVAAEEASVASRLAVCLREVKKATPSLLAFMVNLADDNGNTVLHYSVSHCNYSIVSLLLDTGVSDVNLQNNAGYTAVMLASLTAPDGPGGMEVVRKLMELGNIHVRSNQTGQTALHLAVRHGRVVMVRLLLSCGADANVQDSQGTTALMFASERGHTHIARLLLERSQCDLTLTDKRGRTALSIAMQGSHTDTAALLQAHAKARAV from the exons ATGATGGAGAGACAAAACG GAAATATCTTGCCtcataaaacaacagagaatgGAGTTAAAGGGAAACCCTCGTACTCAGTGGAAACCCCTTATGGCTTTCGTCTTGACCTGGACTTCTTAAAATATGTAGATGACATTGAGAAAGGCAACACAATCAAAAGAGTCCCCATCCAGCGTCGAAGCAAGGGCCCCCGGGCCAGCACTCTTCCCCGGCACCTCAACCCATCTGGGGGTGGCTACCGCCCAAGTCCCTGGGGATCTACCGGAGCTCTTGGCCCCAGGTCCCGACTGTCAGACGTCCATCATCATGGCTACACCTCCTGGGCAAATGATCACAGGTCGCCATTTTCTCCTACAGGGCTCAAATCCCTGACTGAGATGGAGGCCAGAATCAAGGAGTTTGATGAGCAGCCTCTAGGCGAGCACATCAGACCTCATCTCCTCCGTGCTTCCAGTCTGCCACTCACAGTATTGCTGAGACAGGGATCAGAATCCACCGACGACCCCGGCAGCCTCCAGAGTTCGAGGGATCACCTGGGAGAAAGAAACATCTCCTGTGAAGACGTCTTCTACTCCCCAGACAGCCCTCGACACCAGGACTGCTCAGGACTTTTGAGGCGCCTGACAGAGGCCCTGGAACGTGTGGGGGAGCTGGAGATGGAGGTGAGGGTGATTCCAGAGCTAAAGGCGCAGATTTGCATCCttcaggaggaaagagaaaggcTCCGTCTAGGCCTGAACCCGCATATCCCACCCCCCTCAATGAATGGAACCGCAGACTCTTACACCTCGTCCCACTACGGCACAGTGAACATCAAAAGGCCTCGGCATGAAAGTCACACCATGTTTCCTAGAAATCACAGTGTCAGTCAAGACGACTCTAATCCAACACATGAGTGGAGGACGAGTACAGACTTGGATGAGCTACTGACAGTGACGTCCCTGCAGGCTAAGGTAGCTGTGCTGGAGCAGAAGCTCCATGAGACTGGCCTGGAGCTCCAGAGGGCCTTAGGGCTGCTGAAAGAGCAGCAAGAGGAGAGCCAAAAGAAAGATGGCAAGATCGAGCACCTTATCAAGAATCCTGGTGTGTGGGTTCGTGCAGAGAGAGTGGTGGTAGAACAGGATGGAGATGAGGCAGTGGTGAGATCCATTGAACCATATAATAAAGTGTCAAGGAGTCCAGATGCATTCACCACGACCAGGACTGTTAccacaaatggacaaaaaagtCGAAAACAAGACTCTGTTGTTGATTCTACTGAAAGGATCCCTCTGGTGTCTGTAGGAGCTGGAGAAGGTTCAGatgatgaaagagaaacagtggTTGTCCACCACATCAAGAAGATCAAGAGGCTCCTGGATCAGCAgtgggagtgtttgtgtgcagataGTCAGCCAGGAGAGGAGGGTAGACCTCTAAAGCACCCAGACCCCAAGGTCAACTCTCTGCAGCAGGAGATGATGGGACTTGTTGACGTCCTCACCTCCTATTACACCCAGCATGGACACAGTGATAGAGAGAGGAGTCAACATGGAG CCTCTAAATCCATCATGAGGACAGATGGATGTGCCTGGACGTCAAAAAGCCTACATTCTGGGGGTGATAATGAAGG aTGCCAAAAAAGTGGAAATCTGTTTGGGCAGTCCTGTGTAAACCGGAGTGAGCAGAAGGAGAGCAGCATCAGCCCTGGGGAGATGGCTGCTGCCCAGGTGGATGCAGACCCAGAGAAGAGACTgatagagggagggaggcaaacaagcccagacagacagatgatatCAGGAGGAGCAGGATCAGGGCGGACAGATGGAGGCGTAGCTTCTGTGGAGGCTGAGGCTCCAGAGAAAACGGCCAAGACGAAACCACAGCCCCCGGGAGAACAGATGGAGGGCAGCTCTGGCTCAGAAACTACCACCGGGGGCAG GGAGACTGTGAGTGCAGATTTTATGGCTGCTTGTCAGTTCCTCAATGATCACATGGACAACATGGATAACCCCAATGATGACATG AGGAAGGCCCTGATGGTGGTGTTTCAGCACTGGTTCAGtgtggcagcagaggaggcttcAGTGGCCAGCAGGTTAGCTGTGTGCCTGAGAGAAGTGAAGAAGGCCACGCCGTCACTGCTGGCCTTCATGGTCAACCTGGCTGACGACAACGGCAATACAGTGCTGCACTACAGCGTGTCCCACTGCAACTACAGCATCGTCAGCCTGCTACTGGACACAG GTGTGAGTGATGTGAACCTTCAGAACAACGCCGGCtacacagcagtgatgctgGCCTCGCTGACAGCCCCTGATGGCCCAGGTGGCATGGAGGTGGTCCGCAAGCTAATGGAGCTGGGCAACATTCACGTTCGCTCCAACCAG ACAGGCCAAACAGCTCTGCATTTGGCAGTGAGACACGGGCGAGTGGTGATGGTTCgcctgctgctgagctgtggAGCAGACGCTAACGTCCAGGACAGCCAGGGAACCACTGCCCTGATGTTTGCCTCTGAGAggggccacacacacatcgcaaggctgctgctggagagaagcCAGTGTGACCTCACCCTGACTGACAAG CGTGGTCGCACAGCACTCTCCATCGCCATGCAGGGCTCCCACACGGATACAGCCGCCCTCCTGCAGGCCCATGCTAAAGCTCGAGCTGTGTAG